In Leucobacter insecticola, one DNA window encodes the following:
- a CDS encoding site-specific tyrosine recombinase XerD gives MATNAIQGSERYLRHVALELGLSANSQAAYRRDLTAYSEWLEARGVIDLENVAPDTLAAYVADLAAQDLAPASITRRLSTVRGMHRFLFEEGLLETNAGSGVRTPKRAQRLPKALPVEEVEALLAAVGGDEPVALRDRALLELLYASGARVSEVAALDVDDVIAAPHHGDTWGDPERALSDGGFLRVTGKGSKQRIVPYGSYAGKALAAYLVRARPAMVARGVGTPALFVGPRGARMSRQSAWLVIRAAAERAGIQVEVSPHTLRHSFATHLLAGGADVRTVQEMLGHASVTTTQIYTQVTADTLREHYLDAHPRAK, from the coding sequence GTGGCAACCAACGCGATCCAGGGCTCCGAGAGATATCTGCGCCACGTTGCACTCGAACTCGGGCTTTCGGCGAACAGCCAGGCCGCGTACCGCCGTGATCTCACCGCCTATTCCGAGTGGCTTGAAGCGCGCGGGGTGATCGACCTTGAGAACGTGGCGCCGGATACTCTCGCGGCGTATGTCGCCGACCTCGCTGCTCAGGATCTCGCCCCCGCCTCGATCACCCGCAGGCTGTCGACGGTGCGGGGGATGCACCGCTTTCTCTTCGAAGAGGGGCTACTCGAAACGAATGCGGGAAGCGGCGTACGCACTCCGAAGCGGGCGCAGCGGCTCCCGAAGGCGCTGCCCGTTGAAGAGGTCGAGGCGTTGCTCGCGGCCGTCGGTGGCGACGAACCGGTAGCGCTGCGGGATCGCGCGCTCCTCGAACTGCTCTACGCGAGTGGGGCGCGGGTGAGCGAGGTGGCCGCCCTCGACGTTGATGACGTGATCGCGGCTCCCCACCACGGTGATACCTGGGGGGATCCGGAGCGGGCGCTATCTGACGGCGGCTTCCTGCGGGTCACGGGCAAAGGATCGAAGCAGCGGATCGTGCCGTACGGCAGCTATGCGGGGAAGGCGCTCGCCGCCTACCTGGTGCGGGCACGCCCGGCGATGGTGGCGAGGGGGGTGGGTACGCCAGCGCTGTTCGTGGGACCTCGCGGAGCGCGGATGTCGCGGCAGAGCGCGTGGCTTGTGATCCGCGCCGCGGCCGAGCGCGCTGGGATTCAGGTCGAGGTCTCGCCGCACACCCTCCGCCACTCCTTCGCGACGCACCTGCTTGCCGGGGGAGCTGACGTGCGGACGGTGCAGGAGATGCTCGGCCACGCCTCCGTCACGACCACGCAGATTTACACTCAGGTCACCGCGGATACACTGCGCGAACACTATCTCGACGCGCACCCGCGAGCCAAATAA
- a CDS encoding AI-2E family transporter gives MMKLWGRGAKRVKPDAAAGAEPGADSGAARADYLDTHPDVVHVDLEQLDSETRAMYREAREAREAAADAQQDPARTTAREFVVRSPFQLGFTITLGVLVALLFGSIVGELSTIIMYVVAALFVALGLDPVVRWLERKGLKRPLGIGIVFGGFVLVIGGLLGIIIPMIATQITQLVDKAPTLFRDVTNQQWFEDLNQNFGKFIDFDGLLKMGQDLVSDPQNWAQFAGGVWQAGIGIANGLTSALIVLILTLYFLASLQAIKRAFYSLVPKSGRSKVMDITEQVTKSVGGYISGMVTLAFINAVLGFVMMTIVGVPFAGLVAVGVFFLALIPLIGSVVATVLVTVVALFDSPTTALIAAIYYLIYMQLESYLLTPRVMSRVVSVPGSLVVIGALAGGTLLGLLGALISIPVTAMVLMIIKQVWVPRQEMR, from the coding sequence ATGATGAAGTTGTGGGGACGGGGCGCGAAACGAGTGAAGCCCGATGCAGCGGCTGGTGCTGAGCCTGGCGCAGACTCCGGCGCCGCAAGAGCCGATTATCTCGACACGCATCCCGACGTTGTGCACGTTGATCTCGAACAGCTCGACTCTGAAACCCGCGCGATGTATCGCGAGGCGCGGGAGGCGCGCGAAGCCGCTGCCGACGCACAGCAGGATCCCGCCAGGACCACGGCGCGTGAGTTCGTAGTGCGCAGCCCCTTCCAGCTTGGCTTTACCATCACACTGGGCGTGCTCGTTGCGCTGCTTTTCGGTTCAATCGTCGGCGAGCTCAGCACCATCATCATGTACGTGGTGGCCGCACTTTTCGTGGCACTGGGGCTCGATCCGGTAGTTCGCTGGCTCGAACGAAAAGGCCTGAAGCGCCCGCTTGGGATCGGCATTGTGTTTGGCGGCTTTGTGCTCGTCATCGGCGGCTTGCTCGGGATCATCATCCCGATGATCGCCACTCAGATCACTCAGCTGGTGGACAAGGCGCCGACCCTCTTTCGCGACGTCACGAACCAGCAGTGGTTTGAAGATCTGAACCAGAACTTCGGCAAGTTTATCGACTTCGATGGGCTCCTGAAGATGGGCCAGGATCTGGTGAGCGATCCCCAAAACTGGGCCCAGTTCGCCGGCGGGGTGTGGCAGGCGGGTATCGGTATCGCCAACGGTCTGACCTCGGCACTTATCGTGCTGATCCTGACGCTCTACTTCCTGGCGTCGTTGCAAGCGATTAAGCGCGCTTTCTACTCGCTTGTGCCGAAGTCTGGCCGCTCAAAGGTGATGGATATTACCGAGCAGGTCACCAAGTCCGTCGGTGGCTACATCAGCGGCATGGTGACCCTCGCGTTTATCAATGCCGTGCTCGGTTTTGTCATGATGACGATCGTCGGGGTGCCGTTTGCGGGCCTCGTTGCGGTGGGGGTGTTCTTCCTCGCGCTGATCCCGCTCATCGGGTCGGTGGTGGCGACGGTGCTCGTGACCGTTGTTGCCCTCTTTGACTCGCCGACGACGGCGCTCATCGCGGCGATCTACTACCTCATTTACATGCAACTCGAGTCGTATCTGCTCACCCCCCGCGTGATGAGTCGAGTGGTGTCGGTGCCTGGCTCGCTCGTAGTGATTGGCGCACTCGCGGGCGGTACGCTGCTTGGCCTGCTCGGGGCGCTGATCTCGATCCCGGTGACGGCGATGGTGCTGATGATCATCAAACAGGTGTGGGTACCCCGGCAAGAGATGAGATAA
- a CDS encoding CTP synthase — protein sequence MGVHNSADQAGITKHIFVTGGVVSSLGKGLTAASLGNLLTARGLRVVMQKLDPYLNVDPGTMNPFQHGEVFVTDDGAETDLDIGHYERFLGINLSQAANVTTGQIYSTVIAKERRGEYLGDTVQVIPHITNEIKRRMRLQASESPQPDVIITEVGGTVGDIESQPFLEAARQVRHELGRQNVFFVHVSLVPFMGASGEQKTKPTQHSVAALRSIGIQPDALVLRSDRPVTSDNLRKIALMCDVAEDAVVNAIDVKSIYDLPKLLSDQGLDQTIVDELRLDKATPVDWSGWQPVLDAVHQPKGEVTLALVGKYIDLPDAYLSVTEALRAGGFAHSTKVNLKWVASDDCETPEGALEALGDVNGICVPGGFGVRGIEGKLGALRFARENGIPTLGLCLGLQCMVIEYARNVAGLDGASSTEFDPETAVPVIATMAEQVDIIEGGDLGGTMRLGLYEADLAEGSLAAKLYGSNTSRERHRHRYEVNNRFREHIGEAGLWFSGTSPDGQLVEYVELPQTAHPFYIATQAHPELRSRPGRPHPLFAGLVEAAIDRREATRLFEVESDN from the coding sequence GTGGGAGTACACAATAGCGCTGACCAGGCAGGCATCACCAAACACATCTTTGTGACTGGGGGTGTTGTCTCCTCGCTCGGCAAGGGTCTTACCGCTGCAAGTCTCGGAAATCTTCTGACTGCGCGCGGTTTGCGGGTCGTGATGCAGAAGCTCGATCCCTATCTCAACGTCGATCCTGGGACGATGAATCCGTTCCAGCACGGCGAGGTGTTCGTCACCGACGACGGCGCAGAAACTGATCTCGACATCGGGCACTACGAGCGATTCCTCGGCATCAATCTGTCGCAGGCGGCGAACGTCACGACCGGGCAAATCTACTCGACGGTGATTGCCAAAGAGCGCCGCGGTGAGTACCTTGGCGACACCGTGCAGGTGATCCCGCACATCACTAACGAGATCAAGCGCCGCATGCGGCTGCAGGCCTCCGAATCCCCGCAGCCAGACGTCATCATCACCGAGGTCGGCGGCACCGTGGGTGACATCGAATCGCAGCCGTTTCTTGAGGCGGCCCGCCAGGTGCGCCACGAACTCGGCCGCCAGAACGTGTTCTTTGTGCACGTTTCACTGGTGCCATTCATGGGCGCCTCTGGGGAACAAAAGACGAAGCCGACGCAGCACTCTGTTGCCGCGCTGCGTTCCATCGGGATCCAACCCGACGCTCTCGTGCTTCGCAGCGATCGACCGGTCACGAGCGACAACCTGCGCAAAATTGCCCTCATGTGTGATGTCGCTGAGGACGCCGTGGTGAACGCGATCGACGTGAAGAGTATCTATGATCTGCCGAAGCTGCTGAGCGATCAGGGACTTGACCAGACGATCGTCGACGAGCTGCGTCTCGACAAGGCGACCCCGGTCGACTGGTCCGGCTGGCAGCCGGTGCTCGACGCCGTTCACCAGCCGAAGGGTGAGGTCACCCTTGCGCTCGTCGGCAAATACATCGATCTTCCCGACGCGTACCTCTCGGTTACCGAGGCGCTGCGGGCTGGCGGCTTCGCGCACTCGACCAAGGTCAACCTGAAGTGGGTCGCGTCTGACGACTGCGAGACGCCCGAGGGCGCACTCGAAGCGCTGGGAGACGTTAACGGCATCTGCGTGCCCGGCGGTTTTGGCGTGCGCGGCATCGAAGGCAAGCTCGGCGCGCTGCGCTTTGCTCGTGAGAACGGGATCCCGACCCTGGGTCTCTGCCTTGGGTTGCAGTGCATGGTCATCGAGTACGCGCGAAACGTTGCGGGTCTTGACGGCGCTTCTTCGACCGAGTTTGATCCGGAAACGGCGGTGCCGGTCATCGCGACAATGGCGGAACAGGTCGACATTATCGAGGGCGGCGACCTGGGCGGCACCATGCGACTCGGGCTCTACGAGGCGGATCTGGCCGAGGGATCCCTCGCAGCGAAGCTCTACGGATCCAATACTTCGCGCGAACGCCATCGCCACCGCTACGAGGTGAACAACCGCTTCCGCGAGCATATTGGCGAGGCCGGCCTGTGGTTCTCAGGTACGAGCCCTGACGGCCAGCTTGTGGAGTACGTTGAGCTGCCGCAGACTGCGCACCCCTTCTATATCGCGACCCAGGCTCACCCCGAGCTGCGTTCGCGCCCGGGCCGCCCCCACCCGCTCTTCGCGGGGCTTGTGGAGGCCGCCATCGACCGCCGCGAGGCTACCCGCCTCTTCGAGGTTGAGAGTGACAACTAG
- a CDS encoding septum formation family protein, translated as MSSRSIRLVAAPILAAALAFSMSSCSVLDSVFGTPSAPVRDSQTGEITEGNDKADVFALRVGDCMNESTGSTEVSSVPTVPCAEAHDEEIYHSFMMKDGDFPGDSAITAESEKVCTPEFESFIGISYDESTLDWYPFTPTAGSWGEGDREVLCVAWDPAGKVTGSLKGAAR; from the coding sequence TTGTCATCTCGCTCCATCCGGCTTGTTGCCGCGCCCATTCTTGCTGCGGCTCTTGCGTTCTCTATGAGCAGCTGCTCGGTCCTCGATTCCGTGTTCGGGACCCCTTCCGCGCCGGTGCGCGATTCTCAGACAGGTGAGATCACCGAGGGCAACGATAAAGCGGATGTTTTCGCGCTGCGCGTGGGCGACTGCATGAATGAGAGTACGGGATCGACGGAGGTTTCCTCGGTCCCAACAGTGCCCTGCGCTGAGGCACATGATGAGGAGATCTACCATTCATTCATGATGAAGGACGGAGATTTTCCCGGTGATTCCGCTATCACCGCTGAGTCTGAGAAGGTCTGCACGCCTGAGTTCGAATCCTTCATTGGTATCTCGTACGATGAGTCTACGCTTGACTGGTATCCGTTCACCCCGACCGCTGGGTCCTGGGGAGAAGGTGACCGCGAGGTTCTCTGTGTTGCATGGGATCCCGCGGGCAAAGTGACCGGCAGCCTGAAGGGCGCTGCACGCTAG
- a CDS encoding NUDIX domain-containing protein: MTTSPLADDPAEVRILSSELLVRGHVWDVRRDSFEFGGGEDCAVLSRDYIDHTGAVAVLAIDEQGRVLLVQQYRHPVAHRDWEIPAGLMDAPGESGLATAQRELAEEADLQAGRWDLLLDLFLSPGATSEAMRIFLARDLRPVEHGFVREGEEAEMVPVWVPLDEAVEAALAGRIQNAVTVSAVLAARVAQAEGWQALRDPELPWTTREASRGERSK, from the coding sequence GTGACAACTAGCCCGCTCGCAGACGACCCAGCCGAGGTGCGCATCCTGAGTAGCGAGCTGCTGGTGCGCGGCCACGTCTGGGATGTGCGCCGTGACAGCTTCGAATTCGGTGGTGGCGAGGATTGCGCCGTGCTCTCGCGTGACTACATCGATCACACGGGTGCGGTGGCGGTGCTCGCTATCGACGAGCAGGGCCGAGTTTTGCTCGTGCAGCAGTATCGGCATCCCGTCGCGCACCGCGACTGGGAGATTCCTGCCGGCTTAATGGATGCTCCCGGCGAATCAGGGCTCGCGACCGCTCAGCGCGAGCTTGCCGAAGAAGCGGACCTCCAAGCGGGGCGCTGGGATCTGCTGCTTGATCTTTTCCTGTCCCCGGGCGCTACGAGTGAAGCGATGCGGATCTTCCTCGCGCGCGATCTGCGGCCGGTGGAGCATGGTTTCGTGCGCGAGGGCGAAGAAGCCGAAATGGTGCCCGTTTGGGTGCCACTCGACGAAGCGGTGGAGGCAGCCCTCGCCGGCCGGATCCAGAATGCGGTCACAGTCAGTGCGGTGCTCGCCGCGCGGGTCGCCCAGGCTGAAGGGTGGCAGGCTCTCCGCGATCCCGAGCTGCCGTGGACGACTCGCGAAGCGTCGCGGGGTGAACGCTCCAAGTGA